The following proteins are encoded in a genomic region of Planctomycetia bacterium:
- a CDS encoding sodium-dependent bicarbonate transport family permease has product MLDTLRHNFSSPLTLSFALGVAARLLKSEFSLPRDVYAAISIYLLFALGLKGGVELSQSSMGVIFWPAIVTLLLGCITPVTSYVVLRRLGRFSVADAAGLAAHYGSVSAVTFLAAQQFATALGQPLEGFLPTLLTLLESPGIHIALAIGAIQTARADRAVANGTGRQSAPHGAARPTRELRQVLHEVLTARSMILLVGGLLVGVVTGESGYEPVKPFFEGLFKGALTIFLLEMGIVAGSRLGDLRQAGAFLIGFGIVMPILHGALAVVLGHWAGLSIGGCTVLAAMASSASYIAAPPAVRMTLPEANPTYYLTASLAITFPFNLLAGIPLYYQMAKVLHG; this is encoded by the coding sequence ATGCTGGATACCTTGCGGCACAACTTCAGCTCTCCGCTCACGCTGTCATTCGCGCTGGGCGTGGCCGCCCGGCTGCTGAAGAGCGAGTTCTCGCTGCCGCGCGACGTATATGCCGCGATCTCAATTTACCTGCTCTTCGCGCTCGGACTCAAGGGTGGCGTCGAGCTTTCCCAAAGCTCCATGGGCGTTATTTTTTGGCCGGCGATCGTAACCCTGCTGCTGGGGTGCATCACCCCGGTGACTAGCTATGTGGTACTGCGGCGGCTCGGTCGATTTAGCGTCGCCGACGCCGCCGGGTTGGCGGCCCATTATGGCTCTGTCTCGGCGGTCACGTTCCTGGCCGCACAGCAGTTCGCCACCGCGCTGGGGCAACCATTGGAGGGATTTCTGCCCACGCTCCTGACCTTGCTCGAAAGTCCCGGCATTCACATCGCCTTGGCCATTGGCGCGATTCAGACGGCGCGCGCGGATCGAGCCGTCGCGAACGGTACGGGTCGGCAATCGGCGCCTCACGGCGCCGCCCGTCCGACACGCGAGTTGCGTCAAGTGCTTCACGAGGTCTTGACCGCACGGTCGATGATCCTGCTCGTCGGCGGACTGCTGGTCGGAGTGGTGACCGGCGAATCGGGTTATGAACCGGTGAAGCCGTTCTTTGAAGGCCTTTTCAAGGGCGCCTTGACCATTTTTCTGCTGGAAATGGGGATCGTAGCCGGTTCCCGACTCGGCGACTTGCGGCAAGCCGGCGCGTTCCTGATCGGATTTGGCATCGTCATGCCAATCTTGCATGGTGCATTGGCGGTGGTCCTGGGCCACTGGGCGGGACTATCGATCGGCGGTTGCACCGTCTTGGCGGCAATGGCCTCGAGCGCATCATACATCGCCGCGCCGCCCGCCGTGCGCATGACGCTGCCGGAGGCCAATCCCACGTACTATCTCACGGCTTCACTGGCCATCACTTTCCCGTTCAATCTGCTGGCAGGAATTCCCTTGTACTACCAGATGGCCAAGGTGCTGCATGGCTAA
- a CDS encoding winged helix DNA-binding protein, whose product MKKSSAIRHTLPAAKPPSEAPWTFLTNHAHVLWCIYRDPEVRLRDVAQLVGITERMVQRIVMELAVAGYLTIEKQGRRNRYRLCVDRPLRHSLESHCQVGELLSLMARTSSKQAAVNSARPSNNAGRH is encoded by the coding sequence ATGAAAAAAAGTTCGGCTATTCGGCACACGCTTCCCGCGGCTAAGCCGCCAAGCGAGGCGCCCTGGACCTTTCTGACTAATCACGCGCACGTGCTGTGGTGCATTTATCGGGACCCCGAGGTACGACTTCGCGACGTCGCCCAACTGGTCGGGATTACTGAGCGCATGGTCCAGCGAATCGTGATGGAACTCGCCGTGGCGGGCTACTTGACGATCGAAAAGCAGGGTCGACGCAATCGCTACCGCTTGTGCGTCGACCGACCACTCCGCCATTCCTTGGAATCACATTGCCAGGTCGGCGAGTTATTGAGCCTGATGGCCAGAACAAGTTCGAAACAGGCGGCTGTCAATTCAGCTCGGCCGTCGAATAATGCCGGACGCCATTGA
- a CDS encoding ATP-binding cassette domain-containing protein — protein MVIYAAVVGVIALATPIAVEQLVTTVAFGALLQPIVVLAFILFTFLSFGAAITTLQTYVVEMLQRRIAVRVVSEAAHRLAWLRVPSLDHRYGPELVNRVFEVVTVQKAVAYLLLDGVGMTLQTLVGMVVLAFYHPALLGFNLFLVVALVTVLFLLGRNAVTTATLESRSKYAFVWWLEELARHPLTFKLRGSGDHALEMINHLMDQYISARAAHFRVLMRQIVFSLGIQVIASTALLGLGGWLVIEGELTLGQLIAAELIVATIMGAFSKLGKHLDSFYDLLAACEKLGYLFDLPVERDHGAQEPPISGPRGVSILVRGVVVDRGDGAIIGPLQRTIKSGERLALTGAPGSGRSTLLEVLFCVRPPDTGFVEMDGADVRELCPQTVRDQLALVGPIEIFAGTIAQNVILDRPNHGIAELSRALAAVDLLDEIQALPRGFQTKLTTDGAPLSESQCRRLMLARAVLDEPKLLLIDNLLDTLPDEYLETAADYLFAPERPWTLVLATGRKELIERCDQIWRLDSARKLNRNGGQPS, from the coding sequence GTGGTCATTTACGCCGCGGTCGTGGGGGTAATTGCACTCGCTACGCCGATTGCTGTCGAGCAGTTGGTCACCACCGTCGCCTTTGGGGCGCTCTTGCAGCCGATCGTGGTTCTGGCGTTCATCTTGTTCACGTTTCTGAGTTTCGGCGCCGCGATCACGACGCTGCAGACCTACGTCGTCGAGATGTTGCAGCGGCGAATCGCGGTTCGCGTCGTCTCGGAGGCCGCGCATCGCCTGGCCTGGCTGCGCGTGCCGAGCCTCGACCACCGTTATGGACCGGAGTTGGTCAACCGGGTGTTCGAAGTGGTCACGGTCCAGAAAGCAGTGGCCTATCTGCTGCTGGACGGCGTGGGGATGACGTTGCAGACGCTAGTTGGGATGGTGGTGCTAGCCTTCTATCACCCCGCATTACTCGGTTTCAATCTCTTTCTCGTGGTGGCGCTCGTAACGGTGCTGTTCCTCTTGGGACGGAACGCGGTTACGACAGCGACGCTGGAATCGAGGTCGAAATATGCGTTCGTCTGGTGGTTGGAGGAGTTGGCGCGGCATCCTTTGACCTTCAAACTCCGCGGGTCCGGCGATCACGCGCTGGAAATGATCAACCACTTAATGGACCAATACATCTCAGCGCGCGCCGCACATTTTCGGGTCCTCATGCGGCAAATCGTGTTTTCGCTCGGCATTCAAGTCATTGCCAGCACGGCGCTCCTCGGCCTAGGTGGCTGGCTAGTGATTGAAGGCGAATTAACTCTCGGACAGCTCATCGCCGCCGAGCTCATCGTCGCCACGATCATGGGTGCGTTTAGCAAGCTCGGAAAACACCTCGACAGCTTTTATGACCTGCTGGCCGCCTGCGAGAAGCTCGGCTATCTTTTTGACCTTCCTGTCGAGCGCGACCACGGCGCACAAGAACCGCCGATTAGCGGTCCGCGGGGCGTCTCCATTCTCGTCCGCGGGGTTGTCGTGGACCGCGGCGATGGGGCGATCATCGGTCCCCTCCAGCGAACCATCAAGTCTGGCGAGCGTTTGGCATTGACCGGGGCGCCGGGGAGCGGACGCTCGACCTTGCTGGAGGTGTTGTTCTGCGTCCGTCCGCCGGATACTGGATTCGTCGAAATGGACGGCGCGGATGTGCGAGAACTTTGCCCGCAAACGGTCCGCGACCAGCTAGCGTTAGTCGGGCCGATTGAGATCTTCGCAGGAACCATCGCTCAGAATGTGATCCTGGATCGTCCGAACCATGGCATCGCGGAATTGTCTCGAGCGCTCGCCGCAGTCGACTTGCTGGACGAGATTCAAGCACTCCCCAGAGGTTTCCAGACGAAGTTGACTACCGATGGTGCGCCGCTCTCGGAAAGCCAGTGTCGACGACTCATGCTGGCCCGGGCCGTGTTGGACGAACCCAAACTGCTGTTGATCGACAACCTTTTGGACACATTGCCAGATGAATATCTGGAAACGGCCGCGGACTACCTGTTCGCTCCCGAGCGGCCCTGGACACTCGTGCTAGCCACCGGTCGCAAGGAACTCATCGAACGCTGCGATCAGATTTGGCGTTTGGATTCCGCTCGCAAACTGAACCGTAACGGTGGCCAACCGAGTTGA